The following DNA comes from Thunnus thynnus chromosome 3, fThuThy2.1, whole genome shotgun sequence.
ctAATAGAGTGTTAAGTTTAGAAaatgtgggggaaaaaaggaaagaaaatgcccatcacaagttTCCAGAGCCAAAAGGCACGTCACCAGTGGTAACGAGGGAGGGGCAGATTATGCTTTTTGACTTCCCTACATCAATTAATCCTTGAAATCAATCCACTGATCTTCCTGTTATATGATCACCAGCGATCACCACTAACCACTAAcgctgtgtttgtcttttccaGCCTCATCGAAAGAAGAAATCGTTCATTGAAAAGAAGAAGGCTGTGACCTTTCACCTGGTCCACAGGAGTCAGAGAGACCCGCTGGCTGCTGATGAGAAAGCCCCGCAGCACGTCCTGCTGCCCGCCACCAAGGTACAGCTTCACTACGCTGTTTATTAAGAAATGTTTGTTCTATTATTCTTTGTTGATAAGTGATGAAATAAAGTGATTATTTACCCCCGTCGTTCACAACCTTTGTGGCTTTTGACTCTTTAAAGAGGAATTCTTCTGATTATCCACCTCAGCGTGTTTCCAGGTGTTCGCTGTgtaaaaagttgtataaaagGTGCCGCTGTGTTGCCttaagtgatgtcacttgagtcagcgtcagTTGAGCCTGAAGACtacacatttgaaaatgaaaacagtctgGAGGTGTAAGTGTCAAGTATTgacaggaagaagaatgtgtgtaaaacaaaacaaactgtctTTGGTTCTGCTGGATTGATATTGATCTTGTTTTGTAATCAAAAAGCTCTCACTGAAATCTAACCATGTTTCTTAACTGCGTTGTATATTTCTCAGCACTTTTATAAGTTAAGTAGAAGTTATTCTATTTTGAAGTGGCTTGTTTCAGTTTCAACAGCTACCACCAAAGCTTCAAAAAACCCTGATCTCcgtaaagagaaaagaagataaACGTGTGGAAATCAGTGTTTTCACTCTTGATTGTGACTCTGACAACGTTATAGGAGTGAAATGCTAAATTGGTGGCGTACTCTTTTTAAAGAGAAGTAATGTCTACATGTGACCCCTGTTCACAGGTCATTAAAAACGGTTCTCTTAGAACAGTTTTTAGACGCCAGTAGAAGTAAAACTCTCAAGTGtttcacaatttaaaaaataacctTATGGTTTGAAGCTTAAATATGTGTTATTCTTGTTAAACGGGAGTTTTTCCTccctgctgtcgccaagtgttTGCTGATGGAGGAAAGTTGGGTCTCTATAAATTAAAGAgaacagtctagacctgctctatgtgaaaagtgccctgagataacttctgttgtgatttggtgctatataaataaaatgtaccTGACTTTTGCAACCCCTGAGATTTATCTAGAGACCCTTTAGTGTCCCCGACCTCCACTGATTTAACCTGTGTGCTATAATTTGACTGCCCAGATGGAACTTCATCATTTGTTTGAGGAAATGTCAAATCTAATTTTGTGCTTTCGATATTTCTCAGGTGGAAGCAGAGAAGAGGCGCGAGGAGCAGAGGAACTTCGGCGTTTTCTTTGACGACGACTACGACTACCTGCAGCACCTGAAGGAGACGTCCGGACAGACTGAGCTGGTGGCTGCCGGACCCTCGTACGCTGACAGACAAGCTATTCAGCTccgtgatgaagaggaagaggatgaagggGACACGGACACCGCTGTTCCTGTAAGTTGACTCAGAATACCCCTCTGTCATGGAAATCTGGGAAAAGTTATGAAATTTATAAATTAGTTTCCCTGAGCTGGAACTGttttggaaaaatgtgtttttaaaagttggAAAAGATGAAAGTTTGTCTCAGATTCTTTGTTTCAATGTGCTCCTTGTGTTGTTTGtcttattaaatatatttttagaatGATTACAGTTACTTTAACCTCAAAGATTCTTTATTATTTAAGATGTTTTGgaagttttttttactttctccaCGTGGACAACTGACCACCACTCCTCATTCATCTCCTTTTGACCATGAAGTCAGACATTCACATGACAGaaacaaggaaaaaacaaatactAAATTATTCTCTTTCAATGGAATAATagtaaaagaaaagttttaaaatgtttcctgtCGTCTTTTACAGGCAGCAACCATCAATCTGCCTTCTTCAGTGTTCGCCTCAGAATTTGAAGAGGACGTCGGACTTCTGAACAAAGCTGCTCCCATCTCAGGTAAACATCAgcttaaagtccaactgaagttaaactgctttattttgtctacagcaacatatctgctctgtaaatcacttgtcccTGGTTTCTCATTTGGGAAAACGAGACTAGGTCAGAATCTAGTATATGACCggactgtgtatgaaacgctagagggcttttaatttgcaacaacggatacaggaagtggcgaccaagcccccaggaagtgcaCCAAacggttactttctcacctgaaaaactATTACAACAGTttttagcctggctcaaaatctctgcCATCGCTGATCGCTGCCTGTTGATGCAAAATGCACTCTGGGATACTTGGTTGTCCTTTTCCCGCCTTcagctgaccaatggtgtaacttcatcagtcagtcagggtTTAAAGGACTGGCCCCGCGgttgcagtccagccaaaaatcaaatcaaactagTCTAATCTTTCATGAAGCGATGAGGTGTCGTTTTATCACCGGCAGAGCAGaaggtcacactgagcctgattgcatcctgccacacaacacaagagccacagactctgaggTGGAAATCTTTGTCAGATGTTTGTCACTGAAAAGAAAACGATAACTGAGCCTCTCTTCAACCTGCTTGATGTTGTCGTCAGTGTCAACAGTCCTCACCGGCATCAGAAACAGCCTCGAACAGACTCGAACAACTACAGTTACTCTGGTGTTACTTTATAATccacaaaacatgtaaaatagttaaaaaatgacatgatttctttttattctcatACAAAAGTATTGAAGTTCAAACCTCTTAAAAAGTTAACATCACTCTGCTGTTGTCACCAGCGTTTGAAGTTgcttaaagcagctttaaagcggttataatcaatatttttcataataatatgtctgagctgtcagtgtgtaacgtgttggttgtggctcgcagtgatgaacctacagagagttatcagcgactctgcagctcctctcggctttacggagctttatagcgagtttcagctcattgtttatctgttttcagagaaaaaactcAGAAAAGcagctgtacactacctgctcagcaccaaacaatcacagttagctgtagactagctggggaacatagtggagcatttagcagctaaagagtcagatatttccctcaggagttggtagagagtaaaaacagagctaaaagagagtgaataatggacttacattcaccaggtggacagaaacacgactccacatgaatgataatgttgctctgtaactgctggatgtggaaataaacaactgtttgccaacaagTTCAACACATCAACTGAAAAGTTGATATGTTTCTGCTtccctcaagtggccaaaaaaatcagtttctgCAGGTTTTAAAGTTGACATCAGGGTCAAATGTCATCGTCTTCCTCCTGagtttgatgtgtgtttttttttttttgtttttttttccttcaggacCTCGTCTGGACATGGACCCCGACATCGTGGCCGCTCTCGATGAAGACTTTGACTACGACGACCCCGAAAACATCCTGGATGACGATTTTATCATGAAGGCCAACAGCGCGAGCGCAGCAGCAGACATGAGGTAAGAAATGacattgtatttttctttagtttcctttaaaggtttatattatattgtacattttattttttccattaaagTTTCATCAGTTTTAGTTTCTTGGATATTTCTGCTCAAACGTTTTACACTTGGAAACTGCTGGAAGCTTCTAACATACATTCACAGTATTATTCCAATTAATTGTCTTTACAGTCTGAgtattatttattgtattctTTTACTGTTTATTAATAGAATCATATAAATTATTTAGGTATTATATCTTAAGATCATGACTTACTTTTTCTCCAGTTCTACCTGCAGACACCTTGATCTTGCTTCTTTCACCCCCCAAAATATGTCATGTGATAAAACAGTTACCGTATATTGAACCATATTTAGGTTTTTGTGACACTCTTGTTACTTAAATAGTTTCCCAATGAGTCGAATCATATTATGTAATAGTTTAATGTGGTTTAGCAGATCGTTATATACTGATGTTGACAgaatttatttatcatatttggGGTATTAATTCTGTCGGTATCACCCGTCCCTACATCGAACCACAGCAGACACAAATTCAAAGGAGAAGTTTTAATATTTCTAGGTAGCAGATGTTCTGTGACCCCCCccaacttcctgtttgtgtgtaacCTGTGACAGAGGTGACgatgacgacgacgacgacgacgacgacgacgactgGGAGGACACGGACGAGGAAGGCGACTTTGACTCTGAGGGTGGATTTTCGGACGAGGACGGCCGCGGTCGTGAGTTTCTGTTCATGGACGAGGAGACGAAGAGTCGCTTCACAGAGTACTCGATGACGTCGTCCGTGATGAGGAGGAACGAGCAGCTCTCCCTGCTGGACGACCGCTTCGAAAAGGTGAACATGTACTCTTAACTTCTTCATCGCTCACGCGCGGTCTCTAAGGAGGCTTTCACATCAGGGACCTGGATCCAAGTACACCTGACCCCCAAAGACGAGTTCATTTGATTAGTGTGAACGCCGTGTACCCGGGCCAAAGGTGGTCTCAGATACGGTTCATGTGTACAGTTCGCATCAGGCGTGAAAAAGACTGCAGCATAACACGGAAGTGGATCGCCGAATGATGCGCTTTTCTACACCGGagcaacaatataaaatgtttcttcttctgctgctttattGGTAGATCACAAACCAACAACCACCTACTGTATCAGAGAGTGTAGATGCAGAACATTACTAATGTGAAAGCGGAGTGGAGGAGGTCACTCGTACTCACGCGTGGTACTAAGCAGTCGTACCTGATATGAAAACGCCCTCATTTATTCACCTGAAAGTAGATTCCAGTGAGCTTTAGATCAGGTGACTGTGATGTGAGGTATAAATCAGGCTGATCAGTGTTTTCTAACGTCATGTTCAGTCGAGTGTCGGATCTGACTTGGTAGTTTGACCTTGGCGTGTCCGTTCAAGCATCATTCAAACTGTTGTTGTCTTTtaattttcacacacaaacattttaaatagaactattttaataactgaataattgttTGAGTCATTTCGATCGTTAATAATTTAAAAGATTTACCAACGATGGTGCCGAAACAAAAATATCGACCTGCGATCAACAATCCTGTGGACAATAATGGCTTCCAGTAATTTAGTAGTTGTTCTGGAGTTTCTGATcgtatcacatgatcttcagcAGGTGAGGTTGTCACAGTATTGGAGATGTTAAAATTTGACCTTGAGGGACTTTTTGTCCGTCTTGGCTTAAATATTGAGATTAAATGTTAATTCTGGACCTTTGTTTTAGTTGACAAAACAGTCTCACCACCGGGTCGGTTTCAATCATGACGGATCATTTCGTTATATAACTCTTTCCTTAACACTGTCACAGACTGctttacaaatataaagatgcagaaaatcattaaaacaacaaacacgATGCAGAGAGTAAACAGAGGATCAATGAAAGTAAGAACCTGAAACAGTGTATGAACAATGAAAGTATAAACACATCATAGATACATTTCAGGAgggtgttgtgtgtttttatcctgttatcTGTTAATCAGTTCTTCATATGACACAGAAACGTTCTTTAAACcatgtctgtgttgttgttgttgttgttgttgtttttagttttacGAACAGTTCGATGACGATGAGATCGGCGCTCTGGACAACGCTGAGCTGGAAGGTTTCATCGAACCGGACAGCGCTCGCCTGGAGGAAGTTATCAAAGACTACttcaaacagaaagagaaagagtgagtgaACCAGGAACCAGAACTTCTGTCACCTCAACACACCGACCGAGACTTTTCATACAAGACAGTTTGATTCGGGGAGAAAGCTGCAtcacatttttgcctttttttttttgtttgaaaatgtctCTTTAAATGAATTCTGGTCTCGTTTGGGGTTCAGGTACCTGAGGCCTGATGACCTGGGTCCAAAAGAACTTCCTGTTttgaaggaggaagaagaagatgaggaggaagaggatgagatgGAAACTCTGGTCATCAAGGCCCCAGAGGAGAAGTGGGACTGTGAAACCATCATCAGTGAGTTTTGATCCTGGTTCTCTCAGGAACTTTGCTCTAAATTAATTTTCTagcttttactgcagtaggatGACTGACCCATCGAAGCACAGAAGCACAGGACACTGGATGCACAGCAGCTAAATGGAACTCAACCataataattcatttaattaatgaCATCTgagcttttcctactgtgacatttcaaaaaATGTCGCCTGTGAAAGAGGCCTAAACAGCACCAATGGTGTTAATGTCTTGATTTTGTTTAAGgtttttaaaagattaaagcttcacaatttttcaagtgtcttaaaccagcagtcaggtgtccatatgaacagtgaaagaggttttcctcgctgtaatcattcctcctgttcatactggatattaaaagatccttcaaatgtgttttcaatggaagtgatagaggccaaaatccacagtgtgtccacacagtcatttaaaagttggtgtgaagcttatatgaggcttcagcagtctgagttagtcatatcaagtggatatctgacacatttacagtctttttaccatcaaattccctctttgtgtttcctcggacagtgtttccctgttgagctgaggtggaagtatagtaacaaaaagaggaactttggcactaaaaagactgtaacgttgaaagatatctacttgatttgactcatttggacgctgaagcttcatattagcttcagataaacttttaaatacctttttgcacagaaggaggactgtggattttgtcctccatcacttacattgtaaggtcattatgaagggatcttctaatggtcagtatgaacaggaggaatgattacagcaagaaaaacatgtttaatgttcatttgggctcctgactgttgttttaacttgaaaaactgtgaaccagccctttttaaaataatggaTTCTAGTTTCTTCTGGTGAGAGATTTGTCCTGCAATAGTCTTATTATCCATCTGAATGAGCATAAAGAGTCATAACCTGGAGAAGCAACCTGCTCAATAATTGAAAATATTAGTTTCTGCTTGAATGATTTGAGAAAAACCTCTGAGGTGTTGAGatggttttattgtgtttgtttaattgtAATTCATGCTGAGGAGGTGAAAGTATGTTGTTGTGACATTGAATGTTTCTCGTCTCCTCCAGGCACATATTCCAACATATATAACAGACCCAAAGTCATCGAAGATCCTCCAAAGGTATGAAAAGAccctgatttttgttttttacgcTGTCCTGAAACACCTGTCAGGACACGTGTACGACCACCAGGTGGCGCCACGTCACACCACCACAACCTGTGACGCTGCTTATGAATGTAGTAGAGCAACAGCTCAAACCAGTGAGCAGAGAAAGTCGTAGCATGAGACTGAAGT
Coding sequences within:
- the ltv1 gene encoding protein LTV1 homolog, which translates into the protein MPHRKKKSFIEKKKAVTFHLVHRSQRDPLAADEKAPQHVLLPATKVEAEKRREEQRNFGVFFDDDYDYLQHLKETSGQTELVAAGPSYADRQAIQLRDEEEEDEGDTDTAVPAATINLPSSVFASEFEEDVGLLNKAAPISGPRLDMDPDIVAALDEDFDYDDPENILDDDFIMKANSASAAADMRGDDDDDDDDDDDDWEDTDEEGDFDSEGGFSDEDGRGREFLFMDEETKSRFTEYSMTSSVMRRNEQLSLLDDRFEKFYEQFDDDEIGALDNAELEGFIEPDSARLEEVIKDYFKQKEKEYLRPDDLGPKELPVLKEEEEDEEEEDEMETLVIKAPEEKWDCETIISTYSNIYNRPKVIEDPPKLKPIRVSNKTGIPLDVLPARGLTTKQAERMTRINDSDLPRVSTQPRSKEESKEERKARKQAIKEERKERRVEKKANKMAFKEEKVRQEKQMLNLRTNVQGLKLS